A window of the Synchiropus splendidus isolate RoL2022-P1 chromosome 6, RoL_Sspl_1.0, whole genome shotgun sequence genome harbors these coding sequences:
- the npepl1 gene encoding probable aminopeptidase NPEPL1 isoform X1: protein MKMANVVLEFKVSAGDSEPQSRPVLILGQQANLQQVNWSQVRGKLQPAVSKEIWQAAVNALKPNPTDSCPLYLNHAVVASLPFRLSRHNSPSAAHFVSRLVRSCMPGGNNRCIVMVCERSEVFASACAIARAFPIFSRRSSSSSRTEKKHVTVEFLIVGQDSSQLDASDLKCLSNAADGVQLAARIVDTPCNEMNTDHFLDEIKVVGSELGITPVIIRGEELKQKGFGGIYGVGKAAEHPPALAVLSHKPEGATQTIAWVGKGIVYDTGGLSIKGKTTMPGMKRDCGGAAAILGAFRATVKQGFNDNLHAVFCLAENSVGPTATRPDDIHTLYSGKTVEINNTDAEGRLVLADGVAYASKDLSADIVLDMATLTGAQGISTGKFHAAVMSNSEQWEAACVRAGRSSGDLAHPLVYCPEMHFSEFTSAVADMKNSVADRENAQSSCAGLFINSHLGFDWPGVWVHVDIASPVHAGERATGFGVALLMALFGQASDDGLLKRVSPLGAATNMPDEQMEQDCKRRRLV from the exons ATGAAGATGGCGAACGTGGTGCTCGAGTTCAAGGTTTCTGCCGGGGACTCCGAGCCGCAGAGCCGGCCGGTGCTGATCCTGGGCCAGCAGGCCAACTTGCAGCAGGTGAACTGGAGCCAAGTGAGAGGAAAGCTGCAGCCCGCCGTCAGCAAAGAG ATCTGGCAGGCGGCTGTGAATGCTCTGAAACCAAATCCAACAGACAGCTGTCCCCTGTACCTCAACCATGCTGTGGTGGCTTCTCTTCCTTTCCGCCTGAGCCGCCACAACAGTCCGTCTGCTGCTCACTTCGTGTCCCGCCTGGTGCGCTCCTGTATGCCTGGAGGAAACAACCGCTGCATTGTG ATGGTGTGTGAGCGTTCCGAGGTGTTTGCTTCCGCCTGTGCCATCGCCAGAGCTTTTCCTATTTTTTCCCGccgctcctcatcctcctccaggaCTGAGAAGAAACATGTGACTGTTGAGTTTCTGATTGTGGGCCAAGACAGCAGCCAATTGGATGCTTCAGACTTGAAG TGTCTCTCCAACGCGGCGGATGGCGTTCAGCTGGCAGCTCGCATCGTGGACACTCCCTGCAATGAGATGAACACGGATCATTTCTTAGAC GAAATCAAAGTGGTGGGAAGTGAGCTGGGAATCACTCCAGTGATCATTCGAGGAGAGGAGCTTAAACAAAAAGGCTTCGGTG GTATCTACGGGGTCGGCAAGGCCGCGGAGCATCCTCCTGCACTCGCAGTTTTGAGCCACAAGCCAGAGGGGGCGACGCAGACCATCGCCTGGGTGGGCAAGGGAATCGTGTACgacactggaggcctgagcaTCAAGGGAAAG ACTACGATGCCAGGCATGAAGAGGGACTGTGGTGGGGCTGCTGCCATCTTGGGTGCCTTCAGGGCCACAGTTAAACAG GGCTTCAATGACAATCTTCACGCAGTCTTCTGCCTTGCTGAGAACTCGGTGGGACCCACAGCCACCCGCCCAGACGACATCCACACGCTGTACTCCGGAAA gacagtggagaTCAACAATACTGATGCCGAGGGCCGACTGGTGCTGGCTGACGGCGTGGCCTACGCCAGCAAGGACTTGTCGGCCGATATCGTCCTTGACATGGCCACGCTGACCGGAGCCCAG GGCATCTCCACAGGGAAGTTCCACGCGGCCGTGATGTCCAACAGCGAGCAGTGGGAGGCAGCGTGCGTGCGCGCTGGCCGCAGCAGCGGAGACTTGGCGCACCCGCTGGTCTACTGTCCCGAGATGCACTTCAGCGAGTTCACATCGGCTGTGGCTGACATGAAGAACTCAGTGGCA GACCGAGAGAACGCTCAGAGCTCCTGCGCCGGCCTCTTCATCAACTCCCACCTGGGATTCGACTGGCCTGGTGTTTGGGTCCACGTGGACATCGCCTCCCCTGTTCATGCG GGGGAGCGAG
- the LOC128760268 gene encoding serine/threonine-protein phosphatase 6 regulatory ankyrin repeat subunit C-like: protein MECSNIHDQCPLVQAVFQRNVEEVTFLLDHKEDVNSLDQRQSTPLHAAAYLGDVQIMDLLITSGANINTKDQAMLTPLHRAAASRNEKAVQLLLKHRVEVNARDKFWHTPLHVAAANWATGCAEALIPHVCSMDVLDISGRTPLHHAAYSGHSEMVNLLLSKGATITAKDKKERQPIHWASFLGHVDVVKLLVSHRADVMCKDKHGYTPLHAAAAGGQTDTVKYLLKLGVGIDEPNTFGNTALHIASQAGHDIVASELVNCGANVNQPNNNSNTPLHLAATSSSGVMCLELLINNGADVNMQNKEGKIPLHLAAMNGCFTGSQILIQNGGEIDCVDIYGNTALHVAARFGQELLVSTLLTNGANKVKQGIHGMLPLHLAALHGFPDSCRKLLSNGLYNNVTPEINCQSPGFDINSQDDYGRTCLHAAASGGNVDSLNLLISCGADLDIKDHLGRSPLHYATANGNSQATISLVRAGAEVNDADLMGCSPLHYAAAASFIFSDGMSTDPDYGVAKEHEASLCLDFLLDNGADPTLKNSRGYSSVHFAAAYGNKQHLELLLEVSFNCLEEVESNIPVSPLHLAAYNGHCEALRLLCETLVSLDVRDIEGQTALHLAAHRGFASCVEVLLKHQASYTVKERKHKWTALHAAAAEGQMDCLLLLVNQRHSTDILDSQDTKGQTALMLAALGCHTDCVHILLEKGACADVVDNKGFTALHRSATLGSENCVSALLEHGASPLCRDAQGRTPLHLAASGGHTKLLLCLLKEAFKSDPLDSMLDYKGYTPTHWAAYHGHEECLRILLEYKPFNIQEGNAFSPLHCALINGHDAAAGLIVKTVGPKIVKIGDAKGRTPLHAAAFSGSVTGLHLVLSQGADINAVNHCGRSALMVAASCGHTVAVEYLLHSGKTDLTLMDVHNNTALHLACSKGHEMCALLILAEINDSSLINAANSTLQMPLHIAARQGLATVVQVLLSRGAAVMAVDQEGRTPALACAPNKNVADCLAQILSSMKPFLIPESSNGPTPRCNPVLKNCSISASCGSTGGLCHNYAKDRSRTVGLHGCLTE, encoded by the exons ACATCGTGCAGCTGCATCACGCAATGAG aAAGCTGTTCAGTTGCTGCTGAAGCACAGGGTTGAGGTGAATGCACGGGACAAATTCTGGCATACGCCACTCCATGTGGCTGCTGCAAACTGGGCTACTGGTTGTGCAGAGGCTCTCATTCCACATGTGTGCAGCATGGATGTTTTGGACATATCGGGAAGGACGCCTTTACATCACGCAGCATACAGTGGCCACTCAGAG ATGGTGAACCTACTGCTCAGCAAAGGAGCCACCATCACTGCCAAAGATAAAAAGGAAAGGCAGCCAATTCATTGGGCTTCATTCCTTG gTCATGTCGATGTGGTGAAACTGCTGGTCTCTCACAGAGCAGACGTGATGTGTAAAGACAAACATGGCTACACTCCACTtcatgctgcagctgctggtggcCAAACCGATACTGTTAAATATCTTCTGAAGCTTGGAGTGGGG ATTGATGAGCCCAACACATTTGGCAACACGGCTCTCCATATTGCAAGCCAGGCCGGACATGATATTGTGGCATCTGAGCTGGTGAACTGTGGGGCCAACGTGAACCAGCCAAACAACAATAGCAACACACCGCTGCATCTGGCTGCAACATCCTCCAGCGGGGTGATGTGTCTTGAGCTGCTCATCAATAACGGTGCTGATGTAAACATGCAG AATAAGGAAGGAAAAATCCCCTTGCACTTGGCTGCTATGAATGGATGCTTCACAGGCTCACAGATTCTAATACAAAATG gTGGCGAGATAGATTGTGTAGATATTTATGGAAACACTGCGCTTCATGTTGCAGCCAGATTTGGCCAGGAGTTGTTGGTCAGCACACTGTTGACAAATGGTGCTAATAAAGTCAA gcaAGGGATTCATGGAATGCTTCCTCTCCATCTAGCAGCGCTGCATGGTTTTCCTGATAGTTGCCGAAAGTTGTTATCAAATG GCCTTTATAACAATGTCACGCCAGAAATAAACTGCCAGTCACCTGGATTTGATATAAACTCTCAGGATGACTATGGGAGGACGTGCCTCCATGCTGCTGCCTCTGGAGG AAATGTTGACAGCTTGAACCTTCTGATAAGCTGTGGAGCTGATCTTGATATTAAGGATCACCTGGGAAG GTCTCCGTTGCACTACGCTACAGCCAATGGCAACAGTCAAGCTACCATCTCGTTGGTCAGAGCAGGTGCTGAGGTCAATGATGCAGATTTAATGGGATGCAGTCCACTCCACTATGCAGCTGCCGCTTCATTCATCTTCTCTGA TGGAATGAGCACAGATCCTGACTACGGCGTGGCAAAGGAACATGAAGCTTCTTT ATGTTTGGACTTCTTGCTGGACAATGGAGCTGACCCGACACTAAAAAACAGCAGAGGTTACAGTTCTGTACATTTTGCTGCAGCATATGGGAACAAGCAACACCTGGAACTG CTGCTGGAAGTTTCCTTCAACTgtctggaggaggtggagagtaATATTCCAGTCAGCCCTCTGCATTTAGCT GCATATAATGGTCACTGTGAGGCGCTTCGCCTACTGTGTGAAACCCTGGTCAGTCTGGATGTGCGAGACATTGAGGGTCAAACTGCCCTCCACCTCGCTGCCCACAGGGGGTTTGCTTCGTGTGTGGAGGTTCTGCTCAAGCACCAGGCCTCTTACACAGTGAAGGAACGCAAACACAAGTGGACCGCTCTCCATGCTGCAG CTGCCGAGGGTCAAATGGATTGCCTGCTTCTCCTTGTGAACCAAAGACACAGCACTGATATTCTAGATAGCCAAGACACAAAAGGACA GACAGCGCTCATGCTGGCTGCTCTGGGATGTCACACGGATTGTGTCCATATCCTGCTGGAGAAAGGAGCCTGTGCTGATGTAGTGGACAACAAAGGCTTCACTGCACTACACAGAAGT GCTACATTGGGAAGTGAGAACTGTGTGTCTGCACTGCTGGAACATGGCGCTTCTCCTCTGTGTAGAGATGCTCAGGGAAGGACGCCGTTGCACCTTGCTGCCTCAGGCGGTCATACGAAGCTACTCCTCTGTTTGCTCAAGGAGGCTTTTAAAAGCGACCCTCTGGACTCCATGTTGGACTACAAAGGTTACACACCCACTCACTGGGCTGCCTATCACG GGCATGAAGAGTGTTTACGCATTTTGCTTGAATATAAACCGTTCAACATCCAGGAGGGAAATGCCTTCAGTCCGCTGCACTGTGCTTT GATCAATGgccatgatgctgctgctggtctcATTGTTAAGACTGTTGGACCTAAGATTGTGAAGATTGGTGATGCCAAAGGAAG GACTCCCCTTCATGCAGCTGCCTTCTCGGGTAGTGTGACTGGGCTGCACCTAGTTCTGTCCCAGGGGGCGGACATCAATGCTGTGAACCATTGTGGACGCTCTGCTCTGATGGTTGCTGCCAGCTGTGGACACACCGTGGCCGTGG AATACCTGCTGCATAGTGGAAAGACAGACCTGACCCTGATGGATGTCCACAACAACACTGCCCTTCACTTGGCCTGTAGCaag GGCCATGAGATGTGTGCACTGCTGATCCTGGCAGAGATTAATGACTCCTCACTCATCAATGCAGCGAACAGCACTCTGCAAAT GCCTCTACACATAGCAGCAAGGCAGGGGCTGGCCACAGTGGTGCAGGTCTTGCTCAGCAGAGGAGCAGCCGTCATGGCTGTGGATCAAGAAG GTCGTACGCCAGCTCTGGCGTGTGCACCAAACAAGAATGTGGCAGATTGCCTGGCTCAGATTCTCTCCAGCATGAAGCCATTTCTGATCCCAGAGTCGAGCAATGGTCCAACACCCCGCTGCAACCCTGTCCTGAAGAACTGTAGCATAAGTGCCTCCTGCGGGTCCACTGGTGGTCTCTGTCATAACTATGCCAAGGATCGTTCTCGCACAGTGGGTCTGCATGGGTGTCTCACTGAGTGA
- the nuf2 gene encoding kinetochore protein Nuf2 — protein sequence MSAATENTFPMYNADALITFFRTEVLTEQEAKHFTKGDLVPLPKPESVQALYMRVLQPLYPFRPECNSMIPLAENFQNPEFHEGSTAILNVHMRMCQFLPMCLVFDFSLNDLLMPKKQRTLTILSAIMNFLLFRKRRMGVVWEKQSKFRADTERLQAYMRDNQEAERKINILRTIPPEQQAEANELAAALAELQTATTHEYKEVGSRKESIAEWKAGIAEMTQKLAQMKVDVSNMKDVISNLKSQIVESPEELKSQMEKMRESVKTIKLSFEQTDERVVELQTMAQSVTHAELEVQQIMSFLQDLESSMNKCKQRQEANQEQMTDIENKQKELKNLRVQEGQLKRALGMKLDKESKQNIRRQKKREMKDHHVEESLRHCNQIQQKREEMADKIQEICRATQQLKAKIKSLQEVCSEETQKAQILYDTVKASMKDLHQRIQSNVLDVKQMMSKKAPDC from the exons ATGTCGGCAGCGACCGAAAATACGTTTCCAATGTACAATGCGGACGCATTGATAACCTTTTTTCGTACCGAGGTTCTGACTGAGCAGGAGGCGAAACACTTCACCAAGGGTGACTTGGTTCCACTTCCGAAG CCAGAGTCAGTTCAGGCTCTTTATATGCGAGTCTTGCAGCCTCTGTATCCTTTCAGACCGGAGTGTAATTCCATG ATTCCACTGGCGGAGAATTTTCAGAATCCTGAATTTCATGAGGGGTCAACGGCCATATTAAATGTCCACATGCGCAT gTGCCAGTTTCTGCCCATGTGTCTGGTTTTTGACTTTTCATTGAATGATCTTCTAATGCCAA AAAAGCAGAGGACTCTCACCATCCTGAGTGCGATCATGAACTTTCTCCTCTTCAGAAAACGCAGGATGGGGGTGGTCTGGGAAAAGCAGAGCAAATTT AGAGCGGACACCGAGCGGCTGCAGGCCTATATGAGAGACAACCAGGAAGCTGAGAGGAAAATCAACATCCTCAG GACCATTCCTCCGGAGCAGCAGGCTGAGGCCAATGAGCTGGCTGCGGCGCTCGCCGAGCTTCAGACTGCCACCACGCATGAATACAAGGAAGTG GGGTCCAGAAAAGAAAGCATCGCAGAATGGAAGGCCGGGATCGCAGAAATGACTCAGAAGCTG GCCCAGATGAAGGTGGATGTGAGCAACATGAAGGACGTCATCTCCAATCTCAAGTCCCAGATTGTGGAGTCTCCGGAGGAACTGAAGAGCCAAATGGAAAAAATGCGAGAAAGCGTCAAGACCATTAAGCTCTCTTTT GAGCAAACTGATGAGCGTGTGGTGGAGCTGCAGACCATGGCACAAAGCGTGACCCATGCTGAGTTGGAGGTCCAGCAGATCATGAGCTTCCTGCAGGACCTGGAGAGCAGCATGAACAAGTGCAAGCAGCGGCAGGAGGCG aaccaagagcagatgactgacattgaaaacaaacagaaagagcTGAAGAACCTGAGAGTGCAGGAGGGACAGCTGAAGAGGGCTCTCGGAATGAAGCTGGACAAAGAGTCCAAGCAGAACATTAGACGGCAGAAGAAGCGAGAGATGAAGGACCATCATGTTGAAGAAAGTTTGAG GCACTGTAACCAAATCCAGCAGAAGCGAGAGGAGATGGCCGACAAAATCCAGGAGATCTGCAGAGCCACACAGCAGCTGAAGGCGAAGATCAAGAGCCTTCAAGAGGTTTGCAGCGAGGAAACCCAGAAAGCTCAG ATTCTCTACGACACAGTGAAAGCTTCCATGAAAGATTTACATCAGAGGATTCAGTCTAACGTCCTCGATGTGAAGCAGATGATGAGCAAGAAGGCACCGGACTGCTAA